A stretch of the Rosa rugosa chromosome 5, drRosRugo1.1, whole genome shotgun sequence genome encodes the following:
- the LOC133708345 gene encoding autophagy-related protein 11, which yields MSSSITQGLVHQGKLLVHVAENGHSFELDCEETTPVEAVMRYIESVSDINVNDQLVLCSDMKLEPQRPLSAYKLPADGQEVFIFNKARLQTNSSPPPLEHVDILDIAEPRSPSASHDRHALDDASDPALKALPSYEREFRFHYHKGHAIYSRTQVKYDNCERLLREQKVQQRAVEVAKGNLDQYYRMINQNYTEFMKRYSHQHRIHSDLLVNLGRDVEKLRSIKLHPALQTANRKFLSDFVKEENLRKVGENCTNSHKLFENKVSQFKQMFGEVKRKVEELFSNTASLPIRDLELTIKEHQRYINEQKSIMQSLSKDVNTVKKLVDDCLSSQLSSSLRPHDAVSALGPMYDVHDKNHLPRMQACDNKISKLLEFCKDKKNEMNMFLHNYMQKITYISYIIKDAKLQFPVFREAMMRQDDLFFEIKLVRGIGPAYRACLAEIVRRRASLKLYMGMAGQLAERLATKREAEVRRREEFLKVHSAYIPRDVLASMGLYDTPNQCDVNIAPFDTGLLDVDISDLDRYAPDYLAGLSSKGSFRGSYSMSNESSQSAEAEELTLSLEKSEELIEGCELVEIAGTSKMEVENAKLKAELASAIAVICSFWPEVDFESLDDSKMDNLLKDAAEKTAEALHLKDEYGKHLQSMLRTKQLQCLSYEKRIQELEQRLSDQYLQGQKLSNDKDASDFALLSDKVDNCKQEVLGRGDARMPCLSNSEPMDEVSCISNSLDAKLGLFNAQADKMRDGADENMMDSSAVHNHQMDSSMQELNREDLLVSGKDGKEKMVGQLGMSLTHSSTAESMPEHLNVSPCETAADPGFGTKVSSELLLELETLLANKSNQLNETEVKLKASMEVVAMHKRELDTNRKLLDESQMNCAHLENCLHEAREEAQTHLCAADRRASEYSALRASAVKMRGLFERLRSCVNAQGMTGFVESLRSLAQSLGNSINDNEDDGTLEFRKCIRVLADRVGFLSRHREELLDKYPKVEAANEQLRKELEEKKDLVKTLYTKHQLEKQANKEKISFGRLEVHEIAAFVLNTAGHYEAINRNCSNYYLSAESVALFTDHLPRQPNYIVGQIVHIERQTVKPSAPISIRLEHELTSDTGTDRLALNSGSNPYGLPIGCEYFVVTVAMLPDTIHSPPPS from the exons ATGAGTTCAAGTATCACCCAAGGCTTGGTTCATCAGGGCAAGCTTTTGGTTCATGTTGCTGAGAATGGGCACTCATTTGAGCTTGATTGTGAAGAAACCACACCGGTAGAGGCAGTTATGCGGTATATCGAATCAGTGTCTGATATTAATGTCAATGACCAGCTTGTTCTGTGTTCCGATATGAAGCTTGAGCCGCAGCGCCCGCTCTCTGCTTATAAGCTTCCAGCTGATGGACAGGAAGTGTTTATATTCAACAAAGCAAGGCTGCAGACAAATTCATCCCCGCCTCCGCTTGAGCATGTTGATATTCTTGACATTGCTGAACCTCGTTCACCCTCGGCTTCACACGATCGTCATGCTTTGGACGATGCTTCAGATCCTGCTTTGAAAGCCTTACCTTCTTATGAAAGGGAATTTAGGTTTCATTACCACAAGGGTCATGCAATTTACAGTCGAACCCAAGTGAAATATGACAACTGCGAAAGGCTGTTGAGGGAGCAAAAGGTTCAACAGAGGGCGGTGGAGGTTGCCAAGGGTAATTTGGATCAATACTATAGGATGATAAACCAGAACTATACAGAATTCATGAAGCGATATTCACATCAACATCGAATTCATTCTGATCTTTTGGTGAATCTGGGGAGGGATGTAGAAAAACTGAGATCCATCAAGCTTCATCCTGCATTACAAACTGCCAACCGTAAATTCTTATCGGATTTTGTAAAGGAAGAGAACCTGAGGAAAGTGGGGGAGAATTGTACCAATTCCCATAAACTGTTTGAGAATAAGGTTTCACAGTTCAAGCAGATGTTTGGTGAGGTGAAGCGGAAAGTTGAGGAATTGTTTTCTAACACGGCATCTCTGCCTATTAGGGATTTGGAACTGACAATTAAGGAGCACCAACGATATATTAACGAGCAGAAGAGTATAATGCAGTCATTGAG CAAAGATGTAAATACCGTCAAGAAACTTGTGGATGATTGCTTGTCTTCCCAGTTGTCTTCCTCACTTCGTCCTCATGATGCGGTTTCAGCCTTGGGCCCTATGTATGATGTCCATGACAAAAATCACCTGCCTAGGATGCAGGCTTGTGATAATAAAATTTCCAAGCTACTTGAATTTTGCAAGGATAAAAAGAATGAAATGAACATGTTTCTTCATAATTATATGCAAAAGATAACATATATCTCTTATATCATCAAAGATGCAAAGCTACAGTTTCCTGTTTTTAGAGAGGCAATGATGCGCCAGGATGATttgttttttgaaataaagttggtTCGCGGGATTGGCCCAGCATATAGAGCCTGCCTAGCAGAAATAGTAAGAAGAAGGGCTTCCCTAAAGCTCTACATGGGCATGGCTGGACAGTTAGCTGAGAGGCTTGCAACAAAGAGGGAGGCTGAGGTCAGGAGACGGGAGGAGTTTCTGAAAGTTCATAGTGCATACATACCCAGGGATGTATTAGCATCTATGGGTTTATATGATACCCCCAATCAGTGTGATGTCAATATAGCTCCTTTTGATACTGGTTTGCTTGATGTTGACATTTCAGACCTGGACCGTTATGCACCTGATTACTTGGCAGGACTGTCTTCTAAGGGTTCTTTTAGAGGTTCATATTCTATGTCTAATGAAAGCAGTCAATCAGCAGAGGCTGAGGAGCTTACATTGAGCCTTGAGAAATCTGAGGAGCTAATTGAAGGCTGTGAATTGGTAGAGATTGCTGGAACTAGTAAGATGGAAGTTGAGAATGCAAAATTGAAAGCTGAACTGGCTTCTGCAATAGCTGTGATTTGTTCATTCTGGCCTGAAGTAGACTTTGAATCATTGGATGACAGTAAAATGGATAATTTATTGAAGGATGCTGCAGAGAAAACAGCTGAAGCCTTGCACCTGAAAGATGAGTATGGAAAGCATTTGCAATCTATGCTTAGGACGAAGCAGCTGCAGTGTCTTTCGTATGAGAAACGCATTCAAGAATTGGAACAGAGACTATCTGATCAGTACTTGCAAGGTCAGAAGCTTTCAAATGATAAGGATGCCTCTGATTTTGCCCTTTTGTCTGATAAGGTTGATAACTGCAAGCAAGAAGTCTTAGGTAGAGGAGATGCCCGCATGCCTTGCTTATCTAATTCTGAGCCCATGGATGAGGTTTCCTGCATCTCAAATTCTTTGGATGCCAAATTGGGTCTTTTCAATGCACAAGCTGATAAAATGCGAGATGGGGCTGATGAAAATATGATGGACTCTTCTGCAGTACATAATCATCAAATGGATTCATCAATGCAAGAGCTAAATCGTGAAGATCTGCTAGTCAGTGGTAAAGATGGCAAAGAAAAAATGGTGGGGCAGCTGGGCATGTCACTGACACACAGTTCTACTGCTGAAAGCATGCCTGAACATCTGAATGTGTCTCCTTGCGAAACAGCAGCTGACCCAGGCTTTGGCACCAAGGTCAGTAGTGAGCTGTTGTTGGAATTGGAAACTCTACTTGCAAACAAGTCAAACCAGTTGAACGAAACAGAGGTCAAGCTTAAAGCTTCTATGGAGGTTGTTGCCATGCATAAGAGGGAATTGGACACAAATAGGAAGCTCCTTGATGAATCTCAG ATGAATTGTGCTCACTTGGAGAACTGTTTGCATGAAGCAAGAGAGGAAGCTCAAACCCATCTTTGTGCTGCTGATCGTAGGGCCTCAGAGTACAGTGCACTGCGAGCATCTGCTGTGAAAATGCGTGGCCTTTTTGAAAGGCTTCGGAGCTGTGTTAATGCCCAGGGAATGACTGGTTTTGTTGAGTCTTTGCGCAGTTTAGCACAATCTCTGGGAAA CTCTATCAATGACAATGAAGATGATGGTACTCTTGAGTTTCGGAAGTGTATCAGGGTCCTCGCAGATAGAGTTGGTTTCTTGTCAAGGCACCGTGAAGAACTGCTTGACAAGTATCCGAAGGTTGAAGCGGCAAATGAACAACTTAGAAAAGAATTGGAAGAGAAGAAAGATCTGGTTAAAACATTGTACACAAAGCATCAACTCGAGAAACAG GcaaacaaggagaagatatCTTTTGGCCGTTTGGAAGTTCATGAGATAGCCGCATTTGTTCTCAACACTGCTGGGCATTACGAGGCAATCAATAGAAATTGCTCTAACTATTATCTCTCTGCTGAATCTGTTGCCTTATTTACAGATCATCTCCCGCGTCAACCTAACTACATTGTTGGACAAATTGTGCATATTGAACGCCAGACTGTGAAGCCATCGGCTCCTATTTCAATTCGGCTTGAGCATGAGCTAACATCTGACACAGGGACTGACCGGTTGGCCTTGAATTCAGGATCAAACCCATATGGTCTCCCTATTGGCTGTGAATACTTCGTAGTGACAGTAGCCATGTTACCTGATACCATTCATTCACCACCTCCTTCCTGA
- the LOC133711585 gene encoding uncharacterized protein LOC133711585 has product MLENESLHRDVVETIQEILNRHNPFVRTLHHLVQREDLETCRLIIREQPANQRQYSLSSKSQVAAVIVGADDAENLKGRDIVVQTRQGQLLNVQDCAGYYDPLQYPLLLPYGTYGWDVNSRNNDGKKLTCRDYYAYILQIRPHDESILLRGGRLLQQYVVDNYVKIETQKLRWIRNNQDTLRREFYNGLQDSLNAGENNAEGEKFYLRVLLNHVRGPTSYEDLRTVDDILQPTFKKAVEQRGLLEDDDSIRQCLHEASSIRMPSSLRRLFITISVYCEPHGVRSLWDEFYQFMIEDYASSSTAVSARITNRLLRDLNGLLVQHSKSVCDYDFPEMIEDYGEESSMPRLIQDEVSIIIPQEDRDAVHHLNEDQTFAYNTIISAIECKDNAILFVDGPGGTGKTYLYRALLATLRSNDHIVLATTTSGIAATIMPGGRTAHSKFKIPLNLNASSTCSISKQSNLAELIRRSSAIICDEAPMMHRFAFETLDRTLKDITGVDLPFGGKVILFWGDFRQVLPVVHKGTRSEMVQASLVNASFWKDVTILHLRQNMRSINDPKFSEFLLNVGNGEQPSVIEDMIQLPSCMVIPWEGEESINQLVNEVFPNLESHVNDAAYMVERAIITPKNDDVDVLNEIVWLQRCCKNVNIEDDTRNMYQQEFLNSISPSGMPPHQLTIKKGAPIMLLRNIDPKMGLCNGTRLTCRGSELKLSFTLTINKSQGQTIPNVGIYLPDHVFSHGQLYVALSRGVSEATTKVLVKKGSFEGEEGVFTINVVYKEILLPSG; this is encoded by the exons ATGTTAGAGAATGAATCATTGCATAGAGATGTGGTTGAAACTATACAAGAGATCTTGAATCGACATAATCCATTTGTGCGGACACTTCATCACCTAGTACAACGCGAAGATTTGGAAACTTGCAGACTCATCATTAGAGAGCAACCTGCAAACCAACGTCAGTATAGTTTGTCTTCAAAGTCTCAAGTTGCTGCAGTAATAGTGGGTGCAGATGATGCAGAAAATCTAAAAGGTCGTGATATTGTGGTACAGACAAGGCAGGGTCAACTTTTAAATGTCCAAGATTGTGCGGGCTACTATGATCCTTTACAGTATCCGTTGCTTTTACCATATGGCACCTATGGATGGGATGTGAATAGTCGGAATAATGATGGTAAAAAATTGACGTGTCGTGACTATTACGCATATATTTTGCAG ATTCGTCCACATGATGAATCAATTTTACTTCGAGGAGGCCGCCTGTTGCAACAATATGTTGTCGATAATTATGTGAAAATTGAAACACAAAAGCTGAGATGGATTCGTAATAATCAAGATACCCTGCGACGTGAATTTTATAATGGACTCCAAGACTCACTAAATGCTGGTGAGAACAATGCAG AAGGAGAGAAGTTCTACTTACGTGTTCTTCTGAACCATGTTAGAGGACCTACATCATACGAGGATTTAAGGACAGTAGATGACATCTTGCAACCAACATTTAAGAAAGCAGTTGAACAACGAGGTCTATTAGAAGACGATGACAGTATTCGACAATGTTTACATGAGGCTTCAAGCATACGTATGCCTTCATCTTTAAGGAGATTATTTATCACTATCTCAGTTTATTGTGAGCCTCATGGGGTACGAAGTTTATGGGATGAATTTTATCAATTTATGATAGAAGATTATGCTTCTTCAAGCACCGCAGTCAGTGCACGTATCACAAACAGACTTTTACGAGACTTAAATGGATTGCTGGTTCAACATAGTAAATCTGTTTGTGATTATGATTTTCCAGAAATGATTGAAGATTATGGTGAAGAGTCGTCAATGCCTAGGCTAATACAAGATGAAGTTTCAATTATTATTCCTCAAGAAGACCGCGATGCAGTTCATCACTTGAATGAGGATCAGACATTTGCATACAACACAATAATATCAGCTATTGAGTGCAAAGACAATGCCATATTGTTTGTCGATGGTCCAGGAGGGACTGGAAAAACATACTTATATCGTGCACTTTTAGCAACCTTGAGAAGTAATGATCATATTGTACTTGCAACAACAACTTCTGGAATAGCAGCAACAATAATGCCTGGTGGGAGAACGGCACACTCCAAGTTTAAAATTCCACTCAATCTTAATGCATCTTCTACATGCTCCATTAGTAAACAATCTAATTTAGCAGAGTTGATACGAAGATCATCAGCGATTATTTGTGATGAGGCACCAATGATGCATAGATTTGCATTTGAAACTCTTGATCGAACTTTAAAAGACATAACAGGTGTTGATTTGCCATTTGGAGGCAAAGTGATTCTTTTTTGGGGGGATTTCAGACAAGTTCTGCCCGTTGTCCATAAAGGTACAAGGTCCGAGATGGTCCAAGCCAGTCTGGTTAATGCATCATTTTGGAAAGATGTGACGATTCTTCATTTGCGACAAAATATGAGATCCATCAATGATCCAAAGTTCTCGGAGTTTTTACTTAATGTTGGTAATGGAGAACAACCATCTGTGATTGAAGACATGATACAATTACCGTCATGTATGGTCATACCATGGGAGGGTGAAGAGTCAATCAACCAATTAGTTAATGAAGTTTTTCCTAATTTGGAATCTCATGTAAATGATGCAGCGTACATGGTTGAAAGGGCAATAATCACTCCGAAGAATGATGATGTTGACGTACTTAATGAGATTGTTTGGCTCCAACGTTGTTGCAAAAATGttaaca TTGAGGATGACACCAGAAATATGTACCAACAAGAATTCTTAAATTCCATTTCACCTTCTGGTATGCCCCCACATCAGTTAACTATAAAAAAAGGTGCTCCCATTATGCTTTTGAGAAACATTGACCCTAAGATGGGGTTGTGCAATGGTACACGATTGACTTGCCGTGGATCTGAACTAAAGTTGAGTTTTACCCTTACTATCAACAAATCACAAGGACAGACAATACCAAATGTGGGTATTTACCTTCCTGATCATGTGTTCAGTCATGGACAATTATACGTAGCTTTATCAAGAGGGGTTTCAGAGGCTACCACCAAAGTTTTGGTCAAGAAAGGCTCATTCGAGGGCGAAGAAGGGGTGTTCACAATAAATGTTGTGTATAAAGAGATTTTACTTCCTTCCGGTTAA
- the LOC133708965 gene encoding uncharacterized protein LOC133708965, with translation MSTTTFTDGYVSNISRNVKDGKITGLKTHDCHVLLQRLLPVGIRSFLSKDVCDPIVELASFFEQICAKTLKVADLDRLQRDIVVILCKLEQIFPPAFFDIMIHLAVHLPHEAKIAGPVGYRWMFPIERKLGDLQDYVRNRARPEGSIAEGYIAEESLTFCSMYLNDIETVFTRPERNYDGGETTAMLSVFAQNVQPLGGYKMVDWSDEEKEPAYWYILDNCDEVEPFKTQHYEILKRDSQVKLEERQRDQFPSWFKTHITELYNLGSSDVTRELYALTFGPEDSVGTYTICNANSVRWHVKQLEQTRTMQNSGIMVPGSHNNSESDFYGQLVSIVKLDFPYGYSVFLFKGE, from the exons ATGAGCACTACAACATTTACTGATGGGTATGTATCCAATATATCTCGAAATGTTAAAGATGGGAAAATCACGGGTTTAAAGACTCATGATTGCCATGTGTTGCTACAACGGCTACTCCCAGTTGGAATTCGGTCATTCTTGAGCAAGGATGTTTGTGATCCTATAGTTGAATTAGCAAGTTTCTTTGAACAGATATGTGCAAAAACATTAAAGGTAGCAGACTTAGACCGATTGCAGCGTGACATTGTAGTTATTTTATGCAAGCTTGAGCAGATATTCCCGCCTGCATTCTTCGACATTATGATCCACTTAGCTGTGCATTTGCCACATGAAGCCAAAATTGCCGGACCAGTTGGATATAGATGGATGTTTCCAATAGAAAG GAAGCTTGGGGATTTACAGGATTACGTACGTAATAGAGCTCGACCCGAAGGTTCTATTGCTGAGGGTTATATTGCAGAAGAGTCACTAACCTTTTGCTCAATGTATCTAAATGATATTGAGACGGTTTTCACTCGACCTGAACGAAATTATGATGGGGGTGAAACAACTGCAATGTTGTCGGTTTTTGCTCAAAATGTACAACCACTTGGTGGGTACAAAATGGTTGATTGGTCAGATGAAGAGAAGGAACCTGCTTATTGGTATATCTTAGACAATTGTGATGAAGTTGAACCCTTTAAAAC TCAacattatgaaattttgaaaagaGATAGTCAAGTTAAGCTAGAAGAGAGACAAAGAGATCAGTTTCCTTCATGGTTCAAGACTCATATTACTGAATTATATAACCTGGGATCAAGTGATGTGACCAGAGAATTATATGCATTAACATTTGGTCCAGAGGATAGTGTTGGTACCTACACAATTTGTAATGCAAATAGTGTTCGATGGCATGTCAAACAGCTCGAGCAAACTAGAACAATGCAGAATAGTGGGATCATGGTTCCAGGATCACATAATAACAGTGAAAGTGACTTTTATGGGCAGTTGGTTAGCATCGTCAAATTAGACTTTCCGTACGGCTATTCAGTTTTTCTATTCAAAGGTGAGTGA